A single region of the Portunus trituberculatus isolate SZX2019 chromosome 29, ASM1759143v1, whole genome shotgun sequence genome encodes:
- the LOC123510649 gene encoding protein ALP1-like, whose product MDCPAALRRKYQLAVLQHQNDLTDLTPHQLQRNRRNADRKRRTWVRSWIGRRRQFGLYDQLMVELRAEDPASFTNFMRMAPAMFDELLERLVPRISKQHTFYREPLPPGLKLALTLRHLASGNKYASMKFAWRVPHNTQSLVIREVCQAIIDEYADEVMVCPSTPEGWRAVADKFLQRWNFPHTCGALDGKHVAIRRPPNSGSMYFNYKGFYSIILMALVDADYKFIWADVGGAGSASDAQIYNASELKECVEDGTLGFPDPEPLPNDNQDMPYFFIGDDAFALRETMMKPYSLRGLTNEERIFNYRLSRGRRVVENAFGILANRFQVLLTTMQQDPSTVKLIVKACLILHNIMRTRYPGLQNQLLDSPENENRDFVSGA is encoded by the exons ATGGATTGTCCGGCTGCGCTACGAAGAAAGTACCAGCTTGCTGTCCTGCAGCATCAGAATGATCTCACTGATTTAACACCGCATCAGCtgcaaagaaatagaagaaatgcag aTCGAAAGAGAAGAACCTGGGTGAGGTCTTGGATAGGGAGACGCCGACAGTTTGGCTTGTATGACCAGCTGATGGTGGAACTGAGGGCTGAGGACCCAGCATCATTCACCAACTTCATGCGGATGGCTCCAGCAATGTTTGATGAGCTGCTAGAAAGACTTGTTCCCAGGATAAGTAAGCAGCACACCTTCTACAGGGAGCCACTTCCGCCTGGGTTGAAGCTGGCCCTGACTTTGCGTCACCTTGCCTCAGGCAACAAGTATGCCTCAATGAAGTTTGCATGGAGAGTCCCTCACAACACTCAGTCCCTTGTGATCCGAGAAGTGTGTCAAGCCATCATTGACGAGTATGCCGACGAGGTGATGGTTTGTCCAAGTACCCCTGAAGGTTGGAGAGCCGTAGCCGACAAGTTCTTGCAAAGATGGAACTTTCCCCATACATGTGGGGCACTAGATGGGAAGCATGTCGCCATCCGAAGGCCGCCTAACAGTGGATCTATGTACTTTAATTACAAAGGATTTTACTCCATTATTCTAATGGCACTTGTGGATGCTGACTATAAATTTATCTGGGCAGATGTTGGTGGGGCTGGATCAGCATCAGATGCACAGATATATAATGCATCTGAACTGAAAGAATGTGTTGAGGATGGTACTCTGGGCTTCCCTGACCCTGAGCCTCTTCCCAATGACAACCAGGATATGCCTTACTTCTTCATTGGTGATGATGCCTTCGCCCTAAGAGAGACCATGATGAAGCCATACAGTCTTCGGGGACTGACAAATGAAGAACGCATCTTTAACTACAGGCTTTCTCGAGGTAGAAGGGTAGTGGAGAATGCCTTTGGCATCCTGGCTAACAGGTTCCAGGTTTTGCTCACTACAATGCAACAGGACCCCTCCACTGTAAAGCTGATTGTGAAAGCATGTTtgattcttcataacattatgAGGACCAGGTACCCAGGACTTCAGAACCAGCTGCTGGATAGTCCTGAGAATGAGAACCGTGACTTTGTTTCAGGAGCTTAG
- the LOC123510606 gene encoding uncharacterized protein LOC123510606 → MGKRSPTKKPARARGRGRKTPTLSPSPLVSDVLGDRDGRDSSSPPRRDASPAGSTASSAASISTLQPHDMKKRAKKTQFCLDPEEEQIMCDFVRENDILWNVKKTDYRRVDKKTKLWEDQAKIMGKTVDHLQGWFRSLRDAHTRLQKKSGDGTPDFTEREQWILQSFEFLRAVVKHRPERIKSVKATIVAHRGNLEAAEEACADLPAENGSPYPGSSSSSQQKGRCGQEEDDILLSLQKRVKESGELLQALANPRESITETAAFANYVRDSLITMPKRKFKKARTQINAILTHLMSEDSDEEVHTIRTNAVPASGVVQHPSAPPTASTSYKTPSELCQPPPHMWTPQPPAASVLGSQTADYVHQYLQQPLEPQVQQKQSQDTQQSPSGTATSSHSFGNLSGLSAVLDLSGLDGTSSPSEHPSVEISTPQHP, encoded by the exons ATGGGCAAGAGGTCACCGACCAAGAAACCAGCACGGGCCCGCGGCCGTGGTCGCAAGACACCCACACTGTCACCTTCACCTCTAGTTTCGGACGTCTTGGGTGATAGAGATGGGCGTGACTCATCTTCGCCACCGCGAAGAGATGCCTCCCCTGCAGGCTCCACCGCATCCTCTGCTGCATCGATCTCTACTCTACAACCACATGATATGAAAAAGAGAGCCAAGAAGACTCAGTTTTGTTTGGATCCTGAAGAAGAACAGATAATGTGTGACTTTgtgagagaaaatgacatactgtGGAATGTAAAGAAGACTGACTACAGACGTGTTGACAAGAAAACCAAATTATGGGAAGATCAGGCTAAAATTATGGGAAAAACAGTGGATCATCTGCAAGGGTGGTTTCGCTCCCTGAGGGATGCCCACACACGTCTTCAGAAGAAGAGTGGGGATGGAACGCCAgacttcacagagagagagcaatggataTTGCAAAGTTTCGAGTTCTTGAGGGCAGTTGTCAAACATCGGCCAGAGCGAATTAAGAGT GTCAAGGCAACAATTGTGGCTCATCGAGGCAACCTAGAAGCAGCCGAGGAGGCCTGCGCCGACCTTCCTGCAGAAAACGGATCACCCTACCCAggttcctcgtcctcttcccagCAAAAGGGGAGGTGTggccaggaggaggacgacattCTCCTGTCCCTTCAGAAGAGGGTAAAGGAGTCGGGAGAGCTCCTGCAGGCTCTTGCAAACCCCAGGGAATCCATAACGGAAACTGCAGCATTCGCCAATTATGTCAGGGACAGCCTCATAACTATGCCAAAGCGGAAGTTCAAGAAAGCCCGCACACAGATCAACGCCATATTGACCCATTTGATGAGTGAAGACAGTGACGAGGAAGTGCATACAATCCGCACGAATGCTGTGCCTGCTTCTGGTGTTGTGCAGCATCCTTCAGCCCCACCCACAGCTTCCACAAGCTACAAAACACCATCGGAGCTCTGTCAACCCCCTCCACACATGTGGACGCCTCAGCCTCCTGCAGCATCGGTCTTGGGGTCACAGACGGCCGATTATGTCCATCAGTATCTCCAGCAGCCTCTAGAACCGCAAGTTCAGCAGAAGCAGTCTCAAGATACCCAGCAGAGTCCCAGCGGAACGGCCACTAGCAGTCACAGTTTTGGTAACCTTTCAGGGCTGTCTGCGGTGCTTGACTTATCTGGCCTTGATGGTACAAGCAGCCCCAGTGAGCACCCTAGTGTGGAAATCAGTACCCCTCAACACCCATGA